Part of the Candidatus Saccharibacteria bacterium genome, TAGAACGGTTCCAGCTTGATTCAATTGAACTAGAAGTTGTCTTTAAAAGTGACAGCCCGGATGCGGCTGGAATGATTAACCATATCGCGCTCGAAGAACTATTGCTGTGGCCATATAAAAACGCACATTTATTTGAACGCGAAAACCAACACCCCTTAGATCAAGACTCGCTAGAGTGCATCTACAACTACTTAACCCAGACTACATTCAAGCGACCGCTGGTGCTAAACATCCCGCATGAATTTTATAATTTTTGCAAAAATGACGACCAATACGTTAGCCCTCCTATCGGCTGCACTGCTAACGGCAGCACCAATACAAAATTTTTCGGACCATTTATATTTGATTCGCAAATTTATTTAACTGCCGGAGCCAATACGCAGATAGACCCAGAAGAAACACTGCGACGACTTATAGGGCATGAACTTAATCATTGGGTACTTGGCCGTATGTACGAGGACGCCAATGTCCGACCACCCGATAGCAAAATTAAAGAAGCAACCGCCTACGACATTGGGCGATTTATTCGTCGGTTTTCTGATCAACTACAGCCGTTAATCAACCCTCAGCAGTAGCTTACCAACCGCCGCCGCCACCGCCGCCTCCGCCGCCACCAGAAAAGCCCCCGCTGAATCCACTACCACCACTGGCCCCACTATTGCTTGGTGGCGTAAACGCATTTTGAGCTGAACTCGATAAATTATTTAAACTGTCAGCCAATAACAGCGAATTAAAGGTACGGGCGTTGGAGTTGTACCAGTCGGGTGGTTGTTGATACAGGTCCTTAAACTGCTCACTCCAGCTTTCAGTCAAACCAAACAACATGGCGTATGGTAATAGTTCTTCGTAAATGCGCAGTTTAAACTCATTGCTGGAAACTTGTTCGCTGCCATATTTTGAGCCCTCAACACCTTGGTGAAACTCTAACCTGTCCGCCTCAGCAAGTTTTATGTACTCTTCGAGCCCTTTAATGTGGTCAAAAGCGGCGCTGCCTTTTGAAGTACGAGCAGGCATGGCATTTGTCCAAAACAACATAAGTACTCCAGCAGCTATAAATCCAAACCCCACGCCGGGCAAAATAAAAAAGAACGGGACGCTCAGTAATGCCATCAAAATCGACCGGCCTACCCAGCTGGCTTTTGCTTTGTCGGGTGCAACCTTAAAATACCCTTCTTTAGCAAGCCGTGTTGGCGTATTTTTTATAAGTTTTTGCGCTCCGGTATACAGTTTGTTTTTTTGTGTATCGAGCTGGATAACTTCGCCAATAGTAGCGCTACCCGCGGCGGTCGCCTGTAAAGCACTTTCCCGCACTCCCTTAAGGTCGCCCTTAAATAATGATGTTAAGACTTTTTTGGGGTCGAATTCTACCGATTCGAATAATATCGATACTATTTCTTGTAAATCATGTGGTGCTGAACTTGGGTCTTTGGTTAATTCTAGACTTAGTTCGTGCTTGTCTTTGCGTAGTCGCCGCTTTGTTTCTTTGTCGATGATTTTTATATAGCCAAGAGTTGCGAGCTGCAATATGCCGGCTGAAATTCCAGCCGTTGTTAGCTTCTCTTTTAAAATCACTTCACTGCTAACTACATTGAGTCCTGCTGGTGGTACGTATTGCGGGGTTGTGTAACCACGCTTATTGTCATCTCGACCATGCTTTTTCCAACGACGGTAGCTGTAGCCCAGCGCTAGAATCGGAACCCCAACAAAACCAGCCGCGTTTAATAGTGCTTTGCGCTTAATCCACGGGTCGGCAAAAAATTCACCTTTTTCGAAGCCCAGTACAACCGAAGCATTTTCGTACGCTAACAGGTTGTTTGCAGTTGCAGTAACAGTTATTCCTGCCGAAGACTCATCTCTGGTGATCGTGCAGTCAGCCGCTGAAGACCCAAAACTTCCACTAAAACATTCTTGCCTGTCCTGCAGAGATTCAGCAATTGATGCTGGTATATGAAACCTCGCCTCTAAACTGCCAAATGATTGACTCCATCCGGTGCCGTTAGTGTCCCAAAATAGCTCATCGTGATCATCGAAAAAACTAATAACGTTATCGACCGAGTATTCGATTACATAGGTCTGTTGCCCGTGCACAAAAACGTTAGCATCGCCGATTCGCACAATAAGAAAGTCGCCAGACGTATAGGTTGTATAGTTCCACGGCTGGCCGTTGCCATCAGTAACCGATGTGATGTCGATATTAACTGGTGCGTTTTTATAGCTTTTAGGGATAGCCCGTTCAATGCCACGATTTTGATTAAAATCTGGAAAAACAGCAACTAACTCTTCTGTAATATCCAGCCTGCCCACATTCTGGTCGTCTTTAGATAAAAAGTAGTCGGCTTCAAACGATTCGAACACAAAGTTTTGGGTGTTTTGCGCCACTACTGCTTGGCCGCCAATCACCATCAAAGCTGCAACTAATAAACCAACTAGATACTTGTTCATTAACTTAATTCTACAGCCCAAATATATGTTTTGACTAATTTGCTCCTAGCGCAACGTGCATGCTTGTTAAATTTTCACCAACAACAAACTGCACAACCGCATACCAAACACCATCTTTTTGGTAAAATTTCCGCACCTGTGGCTCAATTTGCTG contains:
- a CDS encoding DUF2207 domain-containing protein, coding for MNKYLVGLLVAALMVIGGQAVVAQNTQNFVFESFEADYFLSKDDQNVGRLDITEELVAVFPDFNQNRGIERAIPKSYKNAPVNIDITSVTDGNGQPWNYTTYTSGDFLIVRIGDANVFVHGQQTYVIEYSVDNVISFFDDHDELFWDTNGTGWSQSFGSLEARFHIPASIAESLQDRQECFSGSFGSSAADCTITRDESSAGITVTATANNLLAYENASVVLGFEKGEFFADPWIKRKALLNAAGFVGVPILALGYSYRRWKKHGRDDNKRGYTTPQYVPPAGLNVVSSEVILKEKLTTAGISAGILQLATLGYIKIIDKETKRRLRKDKHELSLELTKDPSSAPHDLQEIVSILFESVEFDPKKVLTSLFKGDLKGVRESALQATAAGSATIGEVIQLDTQKNKLYTGAQKLIKNTPTRLAKEGYFKVAPDKAKASWVGRSILMALLSVPFFFILPGVGFGFIAAGVLMLFWTNAMPARTSKGSAAFDHIKGLEEYIKLAEADRLEFHQGVEGSKYGSEQVSSNEFKLRIYEELLPYAMLFGLTESWSEQFKDLYQQPPDWYNSNARTFNSLLLADSLNNLSSSAQNAFTPPSNSGASGGSGFSGGFSGGGGGGGGGGGW